Part of the Pseudomonas baltica genome is shown below.
ACGAACTGTCCGGAGGCCAGCGGCAACGGGTCATGATCGCCATGGCACTGGCCTGCGAGCCGGACCTGCTGATCGCCGACGAGCCCACCACCGCCCTCGACGTGACCGTGCAGCGCAAGATCCTGCACCTGCTCAAGGCCCTGCAGCGGCGTCTGGGCATGTCCCTGCTGCTGATCAGCCACGATCTCAATCTGGTGCGCAGCATCGCCCAGCGGGTGTGCGTGATGAAGGCCGGCGAGATCGTCGAGCAGGCCGAGTGCCACACCTTGTTCGAGCATCCCCAGCACCCTTACAGCCGCATGCTCATCGATGCCGAGCCTGCTGGCGAAGCGCTGCCGCGCGATGAGCGCGAGGTGGTGCTGCAGGTCAATCATCTGAAGGTCTGGTACGCGCTCGGCGGCGGGCTGTTTCGCAAGCCCTGGCAACACGTCAAGGCGGTCGACGGCATCAGCCTCAGCGTCCAGCGCGGCAAGACACTGGGCATCGTCGGCGAGTCCGGTTCGGGCAAATCGACCCTGGGTCAGGCGATCCTGCGACTGCTGGATGCCGAGGGCGAGATCTACTTCCAGGGCCAGGCCCTGCACAGCCTTGATCAGAAGCAGATGCGGCCATGGCGCAAAAAGATGCAGGTGGTGTTTCAAGACCCGTTCGGCAGCCTCAGCCCACGCATGTCGGTGGCGCAGATCATCAGCGAGGGCCTCGAAGTGCACAGTGACATGAAGGCCGGTGCCTGTGACGCGCAAGTGGTGCAGGTGCTGCGCGAGGTCGGGCTCGATCCCGAAACCCGCCACCGCTACCCCCATGAATTCTCCGGTGGGCAACGCCAGCGCATCGCGATCGCCCGGGCACTGGTGCTCAAGCCAGCGCTGATATTGCTCGACGAGCCGACTTCAGCGCTGGATCGCACGGTGCAGAAACAAGTGGTCGCGCTGCTGCGCCAGTTGCAGGAACGCCACGGCCTGACCTATCTGTTCATCAGCCACGACCTGGCGGTGGTCCGCGCCCTGGCCCACGACGTGATCGTGATCAAGGACGGCAAGGTGGTGGAGCAAGGCGCCAGCCATGACCTGTTCGACGCGCCGCAGCATCCATATACCAAGGAGTTGCTCAAGGCGGCGGCGATGCATCTGCATGCGCCGCATCCTCAGGATTGAGCTGAACTCGCCCGCGAAGAGGCCAGCGAGTCTCCCACAGTAGATCGGAGGCCTGCACCTATGGGAGCAAGGCTTGCCCGCGAAAGCGATCTCGAGCCAGGCGCTATCAAGACAACAACGAATACACCAAAGCCGAAATCGCCACCAACCCGACCGCGACTACAAACACATTGGACATCGCCCCGCTGTACTGCCGCATCGCCGGCACCTTGCGGATCGCGTACATCGGCATCAGGAACAGGATCGCCGCAATCACCGGGCCGCCCAAGGTCTCGATCATGCCGAGGATGCTCGGGTTCAGCGTGGCCACGATCCAGCACACCACCAGCATGAACGCCGCCGTCATGCGGTCCAGCGCCTTGGCGCCCGGGCGGCGGCCGCTCTTGTGGATCAAGCCCTTGAAGCCTTCACTGGCGCCAATGTAGTGCCCCAGGAACGACTTGGCGATGGCCACGAAGGCAATCAGCGGCGCCGCGAACTCAATGGTCGGGTTGTTGAAGTGATTGGCCAGGTACGACAGGATCGACAGGTTCTGCGCCTTGGCTTCGGCCAGCTGCGCCGGGTTCAGGGTCAGCACGCAGCTGAACACGAAGAACATCACCATCGCCACCATCAATACGTGCGCGCGGCCGAGGATCTGGCCGCTGCGCTCATCGGCATGCTGGCCGTGACGGCGCTTCTGGTCGACGGCGAACGAGGAGATGATCGGTGAATGGTTGAACGAGAACACCATCACCGGAATCGCCAGCCACAAGGTGTGCAAAAAGGCGGAGCCTGAGGGCAGTTCGCCGGCAGTGGCGAGAATGCCGCCGGTCCAGTGCGGCACCAAAAACAGCGCCAGCAGCGCCAAGGCCACGATAAATGGGTAAACCAACAGGCTCATGACCTTGACCGTGGCCTGCTCGCCGCACCGCACGATGGCCAGCAGACCGAGGATCAGCACCAACGCCAGCACCGCGCGTGGCGGCGGCGCGATATGCAACTGGTGCTCCAGAAAGCTGCCTACGGTATTGGTCAGGGCCACGCTATAGATCAGCAGGATCGGGAAGATCGCGCAAAAATACAGCAGCGTGATCAAGGCGCCGGCCTTGAGCCCGAAGTGCTCTTCGACCACTGCGGTGATATCCCCGCCTTCGCGCCCGGACAACACGAAGCGCGTCAACCCGCGGTGCGCGTAGAAGGTCATCGGCAATGCCAGCACCGTCAGGATCAGCAACGGCCAGAAGCCCCCCAGGCCGGCGTTGATCGGCAGGAACAAGGTCCCCGCGCCGATGGCAGTGCCGAACAGGCCGAGCATCCAGGTCGTGTCCTGACGGTCCCAGCGACTCAGTGTGGTCGGGGTCGATTCGTAGCGTTGCTCAACGCTGGGGGCCTGTTCATGCATCCGGTACAACTCCAATCGCGAGACGGCAAGTGTGCCTGGGCAGGGAAATAGATCCCGGCAAGAAAATAAGGGCCGCGATTGTGCCCTCATCCGGTGCAGATGCAAAGCCTTGGCTGAGCAGTGGCGCACTGAATGGGGGCGAAGACGCTGGTACCGCCATTGATCCCATGCTTGTGGCCAGCGCCATGGGCGTGGAACTTGAGCCTCCAGCTACGCCTGACGGATAATGCGCGATTGCACGCCGCCGGCTCGTTGTGAAGGCCGTCCCAGAGGAAAACATGAGTTCCCCGATCGTTACCGCCAAGCAGCTCGAAGTCCAGCGCATCGTCGATGTCCTGTCCAAGGCCATCGCCCAGCACCGACTGCGCCCAGGCACCCGACTGGTGGAGGCGCAGATCGTCGAAACGCTGCACGCCAACCGCAATCACGTTCAGGTCGCCTTGCAGCGCCTGGCCATGCAACGCATCGTCACCATAGAGCCCAACCGCGGCGCGATGGTGTCGCAGCCCAGCGCCCGAGAGGCGCGAGAAGTCTTCGCGGCGCGTCGGGCCATCGAGCGGGCGATCGTCGAGTGCATCACCCCGGCGATCATGCATGCGCAGCGCGAGCGCGTCGCACGGCACA
Proteins encoded:
- a CDS encoding serine/threonine transporter; the encoded protein is MHEQAPSVEQRYESTPTTLSRWDRQDTTWMLGLFGTAIGAGTLFLPINAGLGGFWPLLILTVLALPMTFYAHRGLTRFVLSGREGGDITAVVEEHFGLKAGALITLLYFCAIFPILLIYSVALTNTVGSFLEHQLHIAPPPRAVLALVLILGLLAIVRCGEQATVKVMSLLVYPFIVALALLALFLVPHWTGGILATAGELPSGSAFLHTLWLAIPVMVFSFNHSPIISSFAVDQKRRHGQHADERSGQILGRAHVLMVAMVMFFVFSCVLTLNPAQLAEAKAQNLSILSYLANHFNNPTIEFAAPLIAFVAIAKSFLGHYIGASEGFKGLIHKSGRRPGAKALDRMTAAFMLVVCWIVATLNPSILGMIETLGGPVIAAILFLMPMYAIRKVPAMRQYSGAMSNVFVVAVGLVAISALVYSLLS
- a CDS encoding ABC transporter ATP-binding protein, producing the protein MKQHANTDPSANLIEIRDLCVAFNGHTVVRNLCLDIHAGECLALVGESGSGKSVTANSILQLLAENGQHSTGSIRYRGQELLGASARTLQEIRGNRVAMIFQEPMTSLNPLHSVQKQIGETLLVHRGLAGKAARARILELLELVGIHNPEQRLKAYPHELSGGQRQRVMIAMALACEPDLLIADEPTTALDVTVQRKILHLLKALQRRLGMSLLLISHDLNLVRSIAQRVCVMKAGEIVEQAECHTLFEHPQHPYSRMLIDAEPAGEALPRDEREVVLQVNHLKVWYALGGGLFRKPWQHVKAVDGISLSVQRGKTLGIVGESGSGKSTLGQAILRLLDAEGEIYFQGQALHSLDQKQMRPWRKKMQVVFQDPFGSLSPRMSVAQIISEGLEVHSDMKAGACDAQVVQVLREVGLDPETRHRYPHEFSGGQRQRIAIARALVLKPALILLDEPTSALDRTVQKQVVALLRQLQERHGLTYLFISHDLAVVRALAHDVIVIKDGKVVEQGASHDLFDAPQHPYTKELLKAAAMHLHAPHPQD